One window of the Rhipicephalus microplus isolate Deutch F79 chromosome 2, USDA_Rmic, whole genome shotgun sequence genome contains the following:
- the LOC119170035 gene encoding polyprenol dehydrogenase: MIRRLLECAAFHLEAWFKIHLIAAEYFFRECAQRFRGVFALPAPKVAYCSVEKKTAVVTGGTQGLGLETVRALLYRNARVIVGSSTPVRSINVKKYLEEAIPGSEVEILPLDLRSMSSVDNFAQEILRRNVVVDILICGAGVMFTPYQETEDGFESHLSINYLGHCLLTALLLPRLISAGTPKRMARIVNVSSCVHKVARINFDDMHGRNLYSSYFSYAQSKLAQVMFTQSLARYFRVEHIPVTVNCLHPGIVDTNLYKRVFWTPLVSGIFFKTPEEGAQTSLYAALSSDMEGVSGVYLEECAITEPAPQSKDRALQDRLWKETWACLQPWLPSASSPLSTQPFFRT, from the exons ATGATTCGCCGCTTGTTGGAGTGCGCGGCATTCCACCTTGAAGCTTGGTTCAAAATTCATCTCATTGCAGCGGAGTACTTTTTCAGAGAGTGTGCGCAAAGGTTCAGAGGTGTGTTTGCTCTTCCGGCTCCGAAAGTGGCTT ATTGTTCTGTAGAGAAGAAAACTGCTGTCGTTACCGGTGGGACGCAGGGTTTAGGATTGGAAACGGTCAGAGCCTTGCTATACCGGAACGCGCGAGTGATTGTCG GAAGTTCTACACCAGTAAGATCTATCAATGTCAAGAAATACCTGGAAGAAGCCATTCCTGGAAGTGAAG TGGAAATACTGCCTCTTGACCTGAGGTCAATGTCATCTGTTGACAACTTTGCGCAAGAAATTCTCCGGCGCAATGTCGTCGTAGACATACTCATCTGTGGTG CTGGCGTCATGTTCACTCCATACCAGGAAACTGAGGATGGATTTGAATCACACCTAAGCATCAACTACCTTGGCCACTGTCTCTTGactgctctgctgctcccccgaTTGATATCGGCCGGTACACCGAAGAGAATGGCTAGAATAGTTAATGTTTCCTCGTGCGTTCACAAAGTAGCTCGCATAAACTTCGATGACATGCACGGCAG AAATCTCTATTCAAGTTACTTCAGCTATGCACAATCAAAGCTAGCCCAAGTGATGTTCACCCAGTCACTGGCTCGTTATTTTCGTGTGGAGCACATTCCCGTGACCGTAAATTGCCTGCACCCTGGGATTGTTGATACCAATCTCTACAAAAGAGTCTTTTGGACTCCCTTAGTTTCTGGAATTTTCTTCaag ACACCAGAAGAAGGAGCACAAACAAGCCTCTATGCTGCCTTGTCTTCAGATATGGAAGGTGTCAGTGGTGTTTACCTGGAGGAATGTGCCATAACTGAGCCAGCACCACAGTCAAAAGATCGTGCCTTGCAAGATAGATTGTGGAAGGAGACCTGGGCCTGCCTACAGCCTTGGCTTCCTTCTGCATCTTCACCACTTTCCACTCAACCATTTTTCCGTACCTAG
- the LOC119169241 gene encoding uncharacterized protein LOC119169241 → MRPSCCICMETIHASSSSSDGNSVSATECGHVFHDVCLRRWLTTSNSCPTCRKQLHDEKIVKLFLDGADLLPDGCIRNEGGPLRLIQRQLCVARSQLEEAAAVEKRQAEEAHALRGNVRRLEGVARTYNSKYVNMMRENGRLRSQLRYLREEVKDRRILRRENSALRNELCSKERQLAISEEIRKRMDHAMGGLRVQLDQREALLQQQVQQIQALQEGSHHQAEFTFQSIQWPLPSWSDRSDDSPQSGLGPAPKRPRL, encoded by the exons ATGCGACCGAGCTGCTGCATCTGCATGGAGACCATTCATGccagtagcagcagcagcgacGGCAACAGCGTGAGCGCCACCGAGTGCGGCCACGTCTTCCACGACGTCTGTCTGCGTCGCTGGCTGACGACGTCCAACAGCTGCCCGACTTGTCGCAAGCAGCTCCACGACGAAAAGATCGTGAAGCTTTTTCTGGACGGGGCGGACTTGCTGCCCGACGGTTGCATTAGGAACGAGGGTGGCCCATTGCGACTAATTCAGCGTCAACTATGCGTGGCCAGGTCACAACTGGAAGAGGCCGCTGCTGTCGAGAAGAGACAGGCGGAGGAGGCCCACGCGCTACGCGGCAACGTGCGTCGACTCGAAGGCGTCGCGCGGACGTACAACTCAAAGTACGTCAACATGATGCGCGAGAACGGCCGCCTGAGGTCGCAACTGAGATACTTGAGGGAAGAAGTCAAGGACAGGAGGATACTCCGTAGAGAGAATTCAGCCCTTCGAAATGAGCTGTGCAGCAAAGAAAG ACAACTAGCGATTTCCGAAGAGATCCGTAAACGCATGGATCATGCGATGGGTGGCCTCAGGGTCCAGTTAGACCAGCGTGAAGCCCTGTTGCAGCAGCAGGTGCAGCAAATCCAAGCACTGCAGGAGGGTTCCCATCATCAAGCCGAATTCACGTTTCAGAGCATTCAGTGGCCACTACCAAGTTGGTCTGACAGGTCGGATGACTCGCCACAAAG TGGTCTAGGTCCAGCTCCGAAGCGTCCACGGTTGTAA